A portion of the Coturnix japonica isolate 7356 chromosome 4, Coturnix japonica 2.1, whole genome shotgun sequence genome contains these proteins:
- the RAB39B gene encoding ras-related protein Rab-39B isoform X3 codes for MEAIWLYQFRLIVIGDSTVGKSCLLHRFTEGRFAQISDPTVGVDFFSRLVEIEPGKRIKLQIWDTAGQERFRSITRAYYRNSVGGLLLFDITNRRSFQNVHEWLEETKVHVQPYQIVFVLVGHKCDLDTQRQVTRHEAEKLAAAYGK; via the exons ATGGAGGCCATCTGGCTCTACCAGTTCCGCCTCATCGTCATCGGCGACTCCACCGTGGGCAAGTCGTGTCTCCTGCACCGCTTCACCGAAGGCCGCTTCGCTCAGATCTCCGACCCCACGGTGGGCGTGgatttcttctccaggctggtgGAGATCGAGCCGGGCAAGAGGATCAAGCTGCAGATCTGGGACACGGCCGGGCAGGAGCGGTTCCG gtcCATCACCAGAGCCTACTACAGGAACTCGGTCGGTGGACTCCTCCTGTTTGACATTACAAACCGCAGGTCCTTCCAGAACGTCCACGAGTGGTTAGAAGAGACCAAGGTGCACGTCCAGCCCTACCAGATCGTCTTTGTTTTGGTGGGTCACAAGTGTGACCTTGACACGCAGCGGCAAGTCACCAGGCACGAGGCTGAGAAACTGGCTGCTGCTTATG
- the RAB39B gene encoding ras-related protein Rab-39B isoform X1, with translation MEAIWLYQFRLIVIGDSTVGKSCLLHRFTEGRFAQISDPTVGVDFFSRLVEIEPGKRIKLQIWDTAGQERFRSITRAYYRNSVGGLLLFDITNRRSFQNVHEWLEETKVHVQPYQIVFVLVGHKCDLDTQRQVTRHEAEKLAAAYGMKYIETSARDAINVEKAFTDLTRDIYELVKRGEISIQEGWEGVKSGFVPNVVHSSEEVVKSDRRCLC, from the exons ATGGAGGCCATCTGGCTCTACCAGTTCCGCCTCATCGTCATCGGCGACTCCACCGTGGGCAAGTCGTGTCTCCTGCACCGCTTCACCGAAGGCCGCTTCGCTCAGATCTCCGACCCCACGGTGGGCGTGgatttcttctccaggctggtgGAGATCGAGCCGGGCAAGAGGATCAAGCTGCAGATCTGGGACACGGCCGGGCAGGAGCGGTTCCG gtcCATCACCAGAGCCTACTACAGGAACTCGGTCGGTGGACTCCTCCTGTTTGACATTACAAACCGCAGGTCCTTCCAGAACGTCCACGAGTGGTTAGAAGAGACCAAGGTGCACGTCCAGCCCTACCAGATCGTCTTTGTTTTGGTGGGTCACAAGTGTGACCTTGACACGCAGCGGCAAGTCACCAGGCACGAGGCTGAGAAACTGGCTGCTGCTTATGGTATGAAGTACATTGAGACCTCCGCTCGGGATGCCATTAACGTGGAGAAGGCCTTCACTGATCTGACTCGAGATATATACGAGCTTGTTAAAAGGGGGGAAATTTCGATCCaggagggatgggaaggggtAAAGAGTGGGTTTGTCCCAAATGTAGTGCACTCTTCAGAAGAAGTGGTGAAATCAGATAGGAGGTGCTTGTGCTGA
- the RAB39B gene encoding ras-related protein Rab-39B isoform X2, whose protein sequence is MEAIWLYQFRLIVIGDSTVGKSCLLHRFTEGRFAQISDPTVGVDFFSRLVEIEPGKRIKLQIWDTAGQERFRSITRAYYRNSVGGLLLFDITNRRSFQNVHEWLEETKVHVQPYQIVFVLVGHKCDLDTQRQVTRHEAEKLAAAYEEN, encoded by the exons ATGGAGGCCATCTGGCTCTACCAGTTCCGCCTCATCGTCATCGGCGACTCCACCGTGGGCAAGTCGTGTCTCCTGCACCGCTTCACCGAAGGCCGCTTCGCTCAGATCTCCGACCCCACGGTGGGCGTGgatttcttctccaggctggtgGAGATCGAGCCGGGCAAGAGGATCAAGCTGCAGATCTGGGACACGGCCGGGCAGGAGCGGTTCCG gtcCATCACCAGAGCCTACTACAGGAACTCGGTCGGTGGACTCCTCCTGTTTGACATTACAAACCGCAGGTCCTTCCAGAACGTCCACGAGTGGTTAGAAGAGACCAAGGTGCACGTCCAGCCCTACCAGATCGTCTTTGTTTTGGTGGGTCACAAGTGTGACCTTGACACGCAGCGGCAAGTCACCAGGCACGAGGCTGAGAAACTGGCTGCTGCTTATG